A window of Pararge aegeria chromosome 27, ilParAegt1.1, whole genome shotgun sequence genomic DNA:
cctacgaaagacctatgtccagcagtggacgtctatcggttgatgtgatgatgatgaatataaaatgggggtaaacttctcgtaTTCCATGTTCCTGTGCTTTgggatgatgaatgaatgaatacacttttattgtacaccaaagaaaaaaaaagtagttacaaagatataaatacatataaagagagtacaatttggtggccttatcgctacatagcgatttcttccaggcaaccaatggcgtaaaaggaaaaaacatagaacagaggtaggtggtgcaataaataagattttaaattatatataaataaaatatatatatatatatatttcttgtgtgcgtgtgtatgtcactgaactcctctaaacggctggaccgattttaatgaatttttggtatgcgtttgggtggcaccctggatggtttagattcacaattcAGCCCGAAAGatagcgctggggtccgctagtatataaatataactataatatatatatatatatgatattatatcgggggatgtaatttttgttttgccCTGCAGGAAGCCAACGACTTACTTAGCCGGGTTATATATCTAACACCTATATCATAACTAACACGTTTATGTCGTGTTGGAAAAGCTTGGCTACTTCTGTTCTTTTTGCAGGACAGGTTATTTGGGTTGAggttacccgaactaaaaaccaacaTCGCATGTTCTTACGGCTTAACTGAACAGGACGGGAACCTGTTGTTGTATGTGCAAGACAGCCTTAACCACTTAACAGTATCTGCATTTTCTGAACTCGTATACAGCGGATGTTGCTAATTTTAGCCTAGGCTTGAACTAAACTAAGACACGTCAGTCAGGAAAACGAGGAATTAGACTATACCTTGGTAAGGTACGTTTGATAGGTTCCTGCTACAATCCTTGTACTCGTATCATTAGACAACGATTGTAGCAGgattacttgtagtggaataaaaaaaacgtctgTGTACTTATGTACCCATTGTAATTTGTATACCTCTCGGACGAAATCGTGGGTATTATTATAACCGAAACACACGTATACGCTTGGAGTTGTTGGGGAATTGGGGATACCGCAGACCACTTGATGCTGCAGCGTGAGCTCTAGATAACCATGTCTTGGAAATACCATAGAATTAACAGTAGTGTAGACCACTTCTAAGAGCATCTTGTCAAGTTGTGTGTTGTTTTTAAAGTGCTTATTAAAGtagggctacttgaaataaatgattttttttctattttaaattttgaaagttaACTGATCTTAAATTAACGGCTAATtagttcaaagtcaaaaatatctttattcaaagtcaaagtcaaagtcaaatatatttttattcaaataggcacatagatggcacttttgatgcgttattatatacaaaatgtgtacatagcagtgagtagtgatggcgataactacaatcgtaaacttaaaactaaagctacgagggttccaatcgcgccctggtctaagaagaagcccacaacaaacttagccgggtgttctttttgttatcaccatctcacattgtcattagaaaatattcaagtatatataggtggcatttttgaagcgtacattacatgacaAGTAcctgtacacggtagtgagatgatggcgttaaccacattcgtaaacttaaaactaaagctacgagggttcccaacgcgtcctggtctaagaagcccacaaaaaatttagccgggtgttttttttttattatcaccatctcacaatgacatttaaaattattggaagaacaacctggttagagcgataattcacacccaagcttttttatcgattacgtagtcctttatactataataggacttttctataagcttagtttaatacaaactttaaactttttaacagTTGCGTGCAGTGCGCGGTAGCGAGCGCGCGTTCTATTCCTCGGtggtgatatttttatataactacccgcattcgaaaataaaataaaatgagtgagAAAAGTAAGGGAGACGCAATTATTGGCGGTAGTGACATGAGTGAAAGTGACggtataaacattaatatattaaatgagcAACAATTTAATGAGAACGCGGAAAGAATAGACTCACCTATATTAATGAGACCGGACAAGCGAGGTAGGAGTGATAGCGGAAAGGATGATGTAGACGGTGATGAGGGCTTTACGACGGTGGAGAGAAGACGAAAACGCCTCGCTCGTAGTAGTACACAAATAAATGTAAGCgagaatttgtatgaaatttctaTAACATCTTTGGAGATATTACCTAAACAGATTAGCCTTGCGAAGTTCCTTCGATCACTAAGTATACCTAGCATAttgaaagttaaatataaaagccCCTACAAAGTAATAGTGACATTCGCATCGAAAAATGATGCAGATATCCTATTAAACTGTCCTAAACTGGTCGATTTGGGATACAGATGTCAATTTACGCATGAAATTAATTTAGCTTACGGCATAGTAAAGCAGGTTGAGCTAGAAGTTAATGACGAAGAATtacagaaaatatttgtttgtgacTGTGAGATCGTTTCTGTAAAAAGATTAAAGAGGCTAACAGAAGACGGAAAATGGATAGATAGTGAAACTGTGCGACTTAGTTTTAGAAGTTCTACATTACCTAGCTATGTCTATGCTTATGGTTGCAGGCTCAAAGTGGAACGGTTCATATTTCCAGTAACCCAATGTTCCAGATGCTGGCATTTTGGACATTTAATGCGGGCATGCCCTACAAGGAAGATAATTTGTCCTAAATGTGGGGAAAATCATGTTAATTGTGAAACAAAATCATTTAGATGTGTTAATTGTAAAGGACCACATATATCCTTGGATAAATCTTGTccagtatttaaaaaagaaaaggaaattCGTCATGTTATGAGTGAAGAAGGAGTGACATACCGAAAAGCACTAgagtattatttggaaaaagAGAAGGATCAAAATCAGGTTCAGAAGAACTATTATGAAACTACAGCCAAGAGCCAAACAGCAGACATCACAACTCATAAGTTATCATACAGGGATATTCTAGTAAGTCAAATTTATAGGGGGAAAGCTAATAAAGAAGCTAATGATGCCAAAAGTGAATTTGATACTGAAAGGATACAAGAAATGACTGTTCCTGGACCTACAAGacgtaaaaagaaaaagaagagacgGCAAATGAGTAAAGAGTGGACGTTGGATAGTGAAGAAACCCAATCGGAGCAGGAGAATAGTCAGGAGGAGGAGATGGGCAAACGAAAGAGAGAGTCTACTGCCTTTTCTTTTAAGCGATGCTGGCTGAAATTGAAGGCGGTTTTTTTAGCAGACATTTCTTTTGaagaaaaaatcaaaaatgttatgaaaattgtgTGGGAAGAGTTGTCATCggtgttaattaaattagtGGGGGAAGgttttttgcaaaatattttaaagtatatttttaatggatAAGCACTTTAATTTAAGAATAGTCCAATGGAACTCCCAAAGTCTGAGGCCGAAAAGGTTACCATTCGAAATTTTGTTAAACAGGGAACGAATTCATATTGCATTGGTAAGTGAAACGTGGCTCGAGCCGGATTCCAATATTAGTTTTaatggttataatatttttagaaaggaTCGATTGGATGCATACGGGGGTGTGGCAATTATTGTTCACAGGTCAATTAAAGCTCAAGTGTGTCATACAAGTTTTAGTAATGCAGGCATAGAAAGTATTCATGTTAAGATATTTAACTGTaaacttttaaagaatattGTATCAATTTACTGTCCATCATCTGTTTATACAACAAAGAATGATTGGGATGACGTATTTTCCACATTTTCTAAGTCATCTTTGGTAGCAGGGGATTTTAACGGCCACCACACTAACTGGTCCTATAAAAGCGATACTCggggtatttatttgtttgagtcttccattgaaaataactttatttcacTAAATAATGGTGATGCAACTAGAGTTAAACTAGTAAATAGTACTTTACAAGAAACTTCTCCAGATATTACGTTTGCCACTACCGATATTGCCATAAATTGTAATTGGGGGGTAAGTAATGATAATTTGGGTAGCGATCACGTAgtaattaaatgtttgttaGTATATAAGGATAAATTGCAGTTAACATCCaaaagaaatttcaaattaGCAAACTGGGATTGTTATAGAAAGTGTATAGCTGAATCCTTAATTAGTAGATCCCAGAATGATATACAGAGTATGTATGATTTGtttttagatattataaataatgcggccgatataaatatacctaaatataaaatttgtaccaACCCTAGTCAAAAATTTGTGCCAAAACACTATTGGAATCCCAGTTTATCCAAACTCATAGCACAAAGACGACTTGCTTTAAAGAATTTGCGACGTAATCCTACACCCCATAACTTACAGCTACTGGAGTCTAAAATATTAGAGGTACAGCGTAAAGCATGTGAGGCTAAGTCAAAGTCCTGGGAAAACTTTTGTGACACAATTGATCAGACAACAACATCTTCAGATATGTTGCGTAAAATGCGTTGGATCAAGGGCATTCCAAATAATCGAAGCTATGCATCGGAGGAACAGTGTGAGGAACTTCTTTGTAGTCTGGCGCCTGACTCTGTTAATTTACCACAGcctatatttttatctaataatCAATGCCTTGAAAACAATTTTAGTATGCAGGAACtaataaactgtttaaaaaagaaGGACACTGCACCAGGGGACGATGGGGTTACATATTCTATGATTTATAATCTTCCTGTATGTGCTAAAGAATATTTACTTAAAGTGTATAATTTCATCTTCCGGACAGGTTATATTCCTAGCCAGTGGCGTAGAATACAGGTGGTTGCTATCCCTAAAGCGGGAAACTCGAATAAATTTAGACCTATTTCGCTTATATCATGTTTGTGCAAAATTTTCCATATTATGCTCGCCCGAAGAATAGAGtggtttatagaaaaaaataaaattttggcgGAAAGCACCAATGGTTTCAGAAGAGCGCAATCCAGCCTAGATTGTTTGATTAAGTTAATTACGCAGATACAAATAGGTTTCTCAGAAAATAAGCCAACCTTAGCCTGTTTTCTTGATGTTGAAAATGCgtacaataatgtttttatacataaaatggtGTGTTTATTGGATAATCTTAACATAGgaagtaaaatatgtaattatttatggcagtttttgagtgaaaggcacctcatatttaaaaatacgcaTAATAGTTCGGAAATGGTTAGATGGACGAATAAAGGTTTGGCACAGGGAGATCCAATATCTCCTCTcctatttaatataacaacatGTGAAGTTAGTAAATTGATTCAAAATGCATTCATTTGTCAGTACGCCGATGATTTTGTAGTTTATTCACAAGGCAATAGTCTTAGAGAAAGCACTTATAAAGTTCAAGACTCATTAGATATATTTAAGTCAGTTTTGGAAGAATTAGGGTTGGAGATATCAGTtagtaaaacaagtttttgTATATTCAGTAAACGACAGCGTAATGACTCGGTTAGACTTCATGTTAATAACAAGGCAATTGCTTCCACTTGTAATGTTAAGTACTTAGGTATATGGTTGGATCGGTCGTTATTGTGGAGCAAACATATTAATGAGTTAAgtcaaaaaacaatgaaaattttgaatttactaaaaattttaactGGTCCGTCTTGGGGGGTCCACCCGAAGCATTTAAGAAAACTTTATATATCTTTGCTCCGTAGTAGACTTGACCACGGGTGTTTTTTATATGACAATAGTGCAAAAAGTCACATACAAAAGTTAGACAGAATACAAAACCAGGCATTGCGAATAATTGGGGGTTTTATTAAGACCACACCCATTCATGTAATGGAGTCGGAGTTATGCCTACCGCCGCTGTATCTGAGAAGATATTATTTAGCAACTAAGTACTGCTTTAGAACTCTAAGCTTTTCTAAAAATACGACTATTGAACTGTTAAATAACTGTTATACACTCTGTCAAAATAGTAGGTACTGGCGGAGAAGAAAGACTCCATTAGTGcctataatttataatgaaattaagcaTGAGAAGTTACATTCATGTAGTCCTCTGCAAATGTTCACATTGAATACTTGGGTCAcaaatattgacattaataatgTCATAAGTACAGACTTGGATAGTATTAAACAGGCTAAAaggttttatgaaataaattcgtTAAGAAATTGTATTGTACAGGAATTGAATAGCAAATATGGTgattatcatatattatatacggaTGGTTCTAAATCAGACGAAATTTCGGGAGCAGCGTTTCATGACTCCggctctaataacattttatttaaaataacttcaaatgtttgtattatgtCTGTGGAATTATTTGCAATCTCAGAGGCTTTGGCATATGTGGAAGCATCGAGATACAAAAAGGTTGTGATATTTACTGACAGTAAAAGTGCCTTGCAGCATTTAGCTCGGTGCGCCTCTGGGCTCAGAGGTGTTCCGGTAGCATATGCCATTTTGGCAAGGATTAATAACGTTTTGGAAAGTTTTGTCGAACTGAGACTGCAATGGATACCATCGCATATAGGTTTAAGAGGAAACGAGAAGGCTGACCTGTTAGCAAAAACTGCATGTTTGGAGGGAAGTGAGGTTTTTGTAATGCCAAACTACGCAGAGGTAACcgtgaaatataaaagtaaaatttatgataTGTGGAAAGAATATTTTGATAGACGTTCTAAAGAAAAGGGAATTTGGTATCGAACCATACAGAGTCAGCCTCCTCGAAAGCCTTGGTTCGAAGTTGGTAAGTTAAATAGGTCTATGATCAAGATAGCGCATAGGTTGCGTTCTGGGCACGTTCCAtccaataaattttcatttttaatgcgGAAATCGGATTCTCCAAATTGTGATGTATGTGGGGTAGTGGAAGATGTACACCATTTGTTGATCGAATGTGCCCGTAATGGTCAAGGTAGAAGGACATTAATaagggatttaaaattaaaccttagtGATATAGGTGTGTTTCATACCATCTTGTCTTCCCCAACTTCTGGGGAAGCcaaaatgatatatgatttttatagaaGTAGTTATTTATAAGTTGTACAAGAATAGAATAAGTTACGATAGGGCtgacatatttttgtaaaataaaagccctttaatcaataagaataaaaaaaaaaaaaaaaaaactttttaagagacatctccaagatgtcaatggatAGTTTATTGTGGAATTGTATGCTATTTCCTTTGAACgaattaagaatttaatgtaACCTAGAacattgcactgtaagtttattcttacttctaattttctaaaaaaaaatctatctacCGTAGCTAGTTACCGTCCAAAACCAAATTATGTcgcgctcatgttccgctccatcCAGTAATTGTTGGGAgttctgcactcgaaattgtagacgagtacatatacctaggacacacgatccagttaggtagttccaatttcgagaaagaggtgaaccgccgaatccaactcggatgtgcagcgttcgggaaacttcgtgaaatgttctcgtccaaaatccctcagtacctgaagactaaagtcttcgaacagtgtgtGTTACCAgttacggaactgagacatggtcgctaactatggacctcataagaaggctcagagtcactcagcgggcgatggagagagctatgttaggagtatctctacgtgatcagaaatgaggagatccgtagaagaactagagttaccgacatagctcagcgagtcgcgaagctgaaatggcaatgggcagggcacatagctcggagaaccgatggaagttggggtcttaaggcggaatggcgaccccgcaccggtaaacgcagcgtcggtcggcgcccaacgcggtggacagatgacatcaggcgagtcgctgggagccgctgaaggCAAACGGCCGAGGACCgagtattgtggaactccctacaaaagacctatgtccagcagtggacgtcaattggttggaATGATGATGAGTTACCCTACGGACAAAGCCGTGCTGCCAAGGATAGGAATATGgcttttaatacaaaaaaaaaaaaaaaatgcgtccgggttaaaaaataaaattgcaacacTCAATTCAATCGTATTTATTTGCTAAAACTACATTTTACATGATTAATATAACTGGATACAATATTAAAGCTAAAACAATTAACTGGCAATAATAACATCTTCTAAAGTACGCTGGCAACATTTTGTACTCAAAAAGAATATCAAAAGTCTTGACAACCAAgtcagtaattaaaaaaaaaatatatcggtAGGTACAGATTATAAAAACATAGTAAACCGCTTTTGACAGTTagcaaaaattgtaaaattcattctttttataaattattttaaaaataaatataatggaatgtcgaattttaaaatgttagtaaataatcgataaaacaataaattaatagaaagtatatatacaacaaaacacaaagtGATACCTAGCGAGTATTCCTACGATACTATAGAATGATattgtgattatttatttactataaattttaaatatatttaaaataaaaatttatttatgaagaaatagttttaagtgtctataatagttttaaatgtaatGGATGTACcatttcacttttatttatttctctcaaGTGTCTCCGAGACGGTCAATTTGGCTTGGCGAAAACCAAACTTGTTCTCCAATAGGACATGGAATTTGAGGTGTTACATCTTGTCTTATCTCATTGAAACTAGAAAATGGTCGACATAATTATCTCGTTTGTAGCCATAAAAGTTTGACAGTCTCGAGGGatctttaatttaacaaaaaattaacagcagatttaactttttttatacataataacaaAGTCAAAATAAAAGCCTTTTTACAGGAAACTAcggacttgttttttttaaacatttttttttctttagtattTCTTCAATAAATGACATCTACTTTGATCCTATATGAGCAAATTCTATATGAATTAGAACGATCATATTATTGTATTCGATAATGAGTTTAGTTTAGTGGAACTAAATATGTTATTTAGTTGACTAACTTAGTGACGTAGTTGCTCGGGAATAGTCCTGTCATTCCACGAAGCtcgcctgaaaaaaaaaaagaaaaaaaaaattagaataatatacaaagcAGACCGTCACTGGACATCATCAAGCAAGAGACGTGAGCGCTAGCATAGAGGAGGGCATGACGGCATAAGATAGCGTTATGTCGTTTACCGTGACGGCATACGTCGTTTCCACATATTAAACtctatacaaatattaattattatttataagaatattgaaaaaaaaaaagccttagCTGGTCATCGCCACGCAAGCGAGTCCGTAACGGTGGCTAATAAGGGGCACGACGGCATAAGAAAGCGTTATGTCGTTTACCGTGACGCTATACGTCGTTTATTAATCTCaataccgtcaaagtaaaatcgGCCTTATAACCACTCATATTTGAGTAAAAAATTCTGTACttccaatttttaatttaagaatttctGCTTGAAAAATGTGTAGACCACTTGGAGCTTTAATACTGTAGGAATAAGATTTTAATctgatattcatttatttcgatacttgaaaacgactcctcgattgcgagaaaatctttttataagcttacagaAGTAACAAAGTGATACCGGACGTTAGGCAGATGttaaacataaacacacaaGGAAGTCGAAAGCGGTGGCTAACAGGAAGCATGACGGCATACGATAACGTCATGCCGTGACGGCATACGTGTCGAATTCTTAAGTAATGAAGGGATTATCGCACGCcaggcagatgtgaaacatcaacACAGGGGAGTCGCGATTAGTGGCGTAAGAGAGGCATGACGGCATAAAAGAGCGTCATGCCAATTTACCGTGACGGCATACGCGTTAAAATCAGAATTAGCGAAAGGATACCAGACGCCAGGCAGATGTAAAACACCAACATACAAGGGAGTCGAGAGCGGCGTCTTACAGAGGGCGTGATGGCATAAAAGAACGCCACACCGTTTTACCGTGACGGCATGTGTGACAACATCAGAATTACCGAAGAGTTACCGGACGCCAGGCAGATGTGAAACACCAACACACAAGGGAGTCGAGAGCGGCGGCTTACAGGGGGGATGACGGCATAGAAGAGCGTCATGCCGTTTCACCGTGACGGCATACGTCTCAACATCAGAAATAACGAAGCAATATCGGACGTCAGGCAGATGTGAAAAATCAACGCAGAGGAGTCGAGATTACTGGCGTAAAGGGGGCATGACGGCACAATAAGGCGTTATGCCATCTGCCGTAACGGCATACGTGTCAACATCACAAGTAATGAAGGTATTACGCGGAGAAATTGgtagatattttaaaatgtatcaaaataaCTGTTTTCGATGTGTATCTATCGTAAATTGTATGGTCAACTGAACAGACAGACATGTGACGCATGTTTATGTTTTTCGTTCtatcaaaataattgttttcacTCTGTGGTTTTGTATCTAAACTAAAATGTAACAAACTGTTTTCATATCACTTATTAGGTTTGGAAAATAGGCcttctttattaaaaatgcgGGTGGAAAACGCTGCATTAATACCCTCCGAGCGCTAAAGTTATTCAAGAAGAGAAAAGCCTGAACAGTCTCTCATACTACACATATTATTGTTACCATTTTCGAATgacgaataaataattttattcgttattcgattaatgaataaaaataaaacaaggaatAATTGTGTGAAAATCAAATATGTGTTTGCTTCTTTCAATTAGGAGGTATTTACAGCTTTATGATTcttgtcctttttttttttttttttgcttcggagTCACTTTTCTCTGTGTTGTTGGCTTGTActttgtcagtggcgtgcactgggtttcttaccagggtatgcatacagcagggaaATTGcacaaaatggcaaaaatccgggctatatttcaattttagggtatgcagtgctttcgtgcatgtatgaagtgcacgccactgtactttgtatgatatagtaattgatatatatatttctttttaatttgttaactgctctgctcttgtgtacaacctaacccttaagtctgtgtttttttgttttttttcctttccttgattgggttgcctggcagagatcgctttttagcgataaggccgcccattgtacctgtgttttattgtgttgtttttgtttataatttaatttcttttgggtgtacaataaagtgtattttcatttcatttactcTTTCTTCAAAAATATTGTCAGACAATCTGCTTGACTTAGTCAGATTTATCATTGTGGCgtaaaaaaaaggtaacaatTTGTTACCTTGCCACCACGCGGGGTCTTGCGAGCGATCGGTGACTGCGATTATGTCGTCCTTTTCGAAGCTCAACTCGTCCGCGTTCTGCGCCGTGTACGGGTAAAGAGCTATCAcctgacaaacaaacatacaggttgAGTACACACAACAGTAAAAAGTTTAAACTTCTGAGTGCTggttactatataaataaatgcatttgcAACGCATTCTCTCAAGAATAAAATGTTAACTTTGCccaattactttatttatacaaaacccCAGAACAAACCAATAATGCAGTCACTGTTCTATTACGTCACCGACACAGGGTAATACTACcacaatataaattgaaaattttaggtctatacaaaatttacaacaaaatcccAAAGTATATTACAGATGGAATGAAAGAAACGGTATTTAAGCGAAATCAGAAACATTGGcttattcaaaattgtttttatgacgtggacgacctttttaaatatgatgcTAAGACCTCAATTACATGATATCCTATTTTTTAAGGGTAACTTGGTCACCCAACTAATGGCAGGTCTGAGAAGGCGGGCTACCGTTAAGTGCGCGCCTCCCTGGAGGAGGGCCCCCCGTGCGTGGGAGGTCAAAACATTGGCGAGAGTGCAGTGAGTATGCAAGTGAATCCCGTACTCTCACTTATACGTCCACCGAGGGATaaacagagtttttagtggagTGGATGCGTCAGGAATTTTCTcgctcataaaaaaaaaaaaaaaacagtacctTATCGATGACAGTCTCAGTAGGTACAGTGTCCATTTTTGACATCACAGGCGTAGTCCTTCCAGACGTTCGACCGGATGACTGTAATAActgtcaaaaaaaattttttttttacataaaataaattaatgtcaaTCATCATTACCggtggcccactacagggcaggggcctcctcccacaatgagaagggtttaaggcccaccacgctggcccagtgcggattggtggactccacacacctttgagaacattatgtagaactcttaccgttccttcaccgttgaagcaagagatattttaattgattgaaacgcacataactcagaaaagttaaaggtgtgtgccgggattcgaattcggcctcccgaaagtgaagtcgagctcccacccaattcgctatcaccgcttcatataagCTACTTCCGACAGCGATACAATAAAATTAgttcacattaattaatttatgcaggtttcctcacgatgtttcccttcaccgttgaagcaagagatattttaattgattaaaacgcacataactcagaaaagttagaggtgcgcgctgggattcgaactgtaCCCCCCGAAAGTTGAATCTTGAATACATGTAAAGATTGCCGGCtcttccggtggtagagttaaaccgaccgacttgacgttttaaagtgtttataaactaggcctacttgaaataagtgttttttttacaatattgtaTGGcgcttccgaaccggtggtagagtcactacaaacggacagacttgactttttaaaagtgcttataaactgggcctacttgaaataaatgtttttttacgtgacaacgtcttataatggAGCCgctggagccggctgcacgcacgaaaaaacctGACGTAtacggcgttacctcgctcggaggcgttccattcaaggcttgaagtgcaagcgagagcgcggaacgagcgacaaagaggcacagtcggcctccgcgttcgacatctaactcactcctacttgagtgagcgatgcgtccgcgtggacagcttctatacaataatacatttacatgttttcggcaaggatgaagtgcagtgaaaagtgaatgtggtgtccattgtttatagcaacgataatatctatcaaacaa
This region includes:
- the LOC120635524 gene encoding uncharacterized protein LOC120635524, with amino-acid sequence MSEKSKGDAIIGGSDMSESDGININILNEQQFNENAERIDSPILMRPDKRGRSDSGKDDVDGDEGFTTVERRRKRLARSSTQINVSENLYEISITSLEILPKQISLAKFLRSLSIPSILKVKYKSPYKVIVTFASKNDADILLNCPKLVDLGYRCQFTHEINLAYGIVKQVELEVNDEELQKIFVCDCEIVSVKRLKRLTEDGKWIDSETVRLSFRSSTLPSYVYAYGCRLKVERFIFPVTQCSRCWHFGHLMRACPTRKIICPKCGENHVNCETKSFRCVNCKGPHISLDKSCPVFKKEKEIRHVMSEEGVTYRKALEYYLEKEKDQNQVQKNYYETTAKSQTADITTHKLSYRDILVSQIYRGKANKEANDAKSEFDTERIQEMTVPGPTRRKKKKKRRQMSKEWTLDSEETQSEQENSQEEEMGKRKRESTAFSFKRCWLKLKAVFLADISFEEKIKNVMKIVWEELSSVLIKLVGEGFLQNILKYIFNG